The following are from one region of the Dermacentor albipictus isolate Rhodes 1998 colony chromosome 5, USDA_Dalb.pri_finalv2, whole genome shotgun sequence genome:
- the LOC139060607 gene encoding uncharacterized protein, with protein MSPVFGVHGVFAMSQYLIPSYDARIPVGLSSPREMDHCCQQPPDCETITCLGQLGTAHNANGSCHRCTGRQEKGGADQSAVTTCNDLVPGIDLIELGNDLSRGWWCEQIHNTAPTEAENFSLGPRWRVVLAVPLVAGMAQRR; from the coding sequence ATGAGCCCCGTGTTTGGTGTCCACGGCGTCTTTGCGATGTCCCAGTACCTCATCCCGTCGTATGACGCCAGGATCCCCGTCGGGTTGTCATCACCGCGCGAGATGGACCACTGCTGCCAGCAGCCACCCGACTGCGAGACCATCACTTGTCTGGGACAGCTCGGCACCGCCCACAACGCCAATGGAAGTTGCCACAGGTGCACGGGGCGTCAGGAGAAGGGCGGCGCTGACCAGTCTGCAGTGACTACGTGCAACGACCTCGTGCCGGGGATCGACCTGATCGAGCTGGGCAACGACCTCAGCCGTGGCTGGTGGTGTGAGCAGATCCACAACACTGCTCCGACTGAGGCCGAGAACTTTAGCTTGGGTCCCCGCTGGCGTGTGGTGCTGGCCGTGCCTTTAGTGGCCGGCATGGCACAGCGACGCTAG